CTCGTCAAGAGAACGGGTAGCAAAGAGTGCTACTTTTTTACCGCCGATTTCTATAGTTTTATCATCAATTATCTTTGCATCTATGCCTTTATGCACGCTGTCAAATTTAAAAAGATACTCAAGCATCTCCGGAGTCGCCGTCGTGTTAATCGCTACCAGCTCAATATCGTCTCTTGAAGCAATTATCTTTGCTACTATCATACCTATTCTACCCGTCCCGTTTATCGCCGCTTTTACTGCCATTGATTACTCCTTTTTTCTTAACTTCATTATAAGTGCATAATAACATAATGTAGCAAAATTTTATTTCAAAAATAAAAAATTAGCTATAATCACTAAATATAAGAGTTGTAATGATAATATTTAGCAAAGGAAAGTATATTTTATATGTATGTTGATATAAAAAAACCTACGCTCTTTATGTTTACGGATGCAAGCGTAAATCCGCAGACAAATATCGGTTACGGGGCTTATCTGCTCTTAGGCGAGTATGAGTTGGAAGCGCCTCTATCTAAGCATAAGATAAAAGTCAAAAGATTTGAAAATACAAATTCATCTAAACTAGAGTTGGAAGCTTTTTTGTGGGCGCTAAGTATGGTACCGACAAAAAATTCTAAAATCATAGTTTATACGGATTGCCAAAATATTATAACTCTAAAAGATAGGCAAGAGCGAATCGTAAAGAACAACTATATGACTAAAAAAAATACTATTATAAAAAATTATGAACTCTACAAAAAATTTTATGATATGACGAATTTTTATGATTGTGATTTTATCAAGGTAAAGGGTCATAAAAAAACCGAAGATAAAGATATAGCAGATATTTTTTTTACTCTTGTCGACAAAGCATCAAGAGAAGCTCTAAGGGAAAACAAATCGCCTTAAAATTTACTCAAAGTTTGTTTGATGTGTGAATTTTTAAGAAGTATAAAAAAATTAAATCTTTGTTTTAGTAAAATAGTGTACAATTAGTCAGGCAAATACTATAAAAATAGTAAAATTACAAAAAAAGAAGAGGGCTCCGTGGATTTAACAGTTGTTTTAGGAATACTAGGAGCGATAGCCTCTATTTCTATCGGTGACTTAATGGAGGGCGGAAACCCCGTTCATGTCGTCCATATTACCTCGCTAATCATTATTATGCCGACTACTCTGTTGGCATCAATGGTAAGTACCGATCCTGAGTACATCAGCGGTGCATTTAAAAGTGTCGGTATGATTTTTAAAAAATCTCCGGTTGACCTTCACGCTCGAATCAAACAAATCGTAGAACTGTCTTCGCTAGCCAGAAAAAATGGCATACTCTCGCTTGAGAAGGAAATTGCACAACTAGACAGCCCGTTTTTGAAACAAGGTTTAAGCATGGCAGTTGACGGAAATGAGATAGATGCGATTGTTGAGAGTTTAGAACTAACGATTGAAGAGACGGAGCACTATTATCACGGATGCGCGCACTATTGGATTTTAGCAGGGGAGACATCTCCCGTTCTCGGTCTTGTCGGAGCGGTTTTGGGTCTTATTTTGGCACTTCAAAAGCTTGATAATCCTGCAGAAATGGCAAAAGGTATTGCAGGAGCGTTTACTGCTACCGTAACAGGAATTTTCAGTGCGTATGTTTTATTCGGTCCTATGGGAGCAAAGCTAAAAGCGAAAGCTCATCACATAGTAAAAGAGCAAAAACTGATGCTAGAGGGGATAATCGGAATTGCTAACGGCGACAATCCTCGTTCCCTTGAAGCTAAACTGCTAAATTTCCTCTCTCCTGCAGAAGACAAGCATAGTCAATTTAGCAAATAAGTAGATAAAAATGGGCAAAAAGCATAAATGTAAAAAGACAGAGTGTCCGCCGAGTGAAAAGTGGGCGGTTCCGACGGCCGACTTTTTCAGCTTGCTTCTTGCACTCTTTATTGCACTTTACGCTATTGCATCCACAAATAAAGAAAAAATGAAAGCGGTAAAAGAGGAATTTGTAAAAATTTATGATTTTGCCCCTGTTCCGGAAACTATGACTCCCGTTGTAGATATGGTTACGGAGAGCAAACCGACGCCTGAGTCAACGGCAAATCCTGCGGGAGCGGTTCCGGTTCAAGACGGAGGTTCGCTTTTAGTTGATTCACCGCCGAGTGAAACAACTGCCAAAACAGTATCCGAAGTTGTTGAAAAAATTCAAAAAGAGTTAAAGAGTGCCTCATTAAATAACGGTCCGCTAGAACAAACTATTGACGGTGTATTACTTAAGCTACCTGCTTTTGTTCCTTTTCATGGAGCAAGCGCAAATATAAACAATCAAGAAATAGAGCTTTTTATCAGACGCATTGCCGATATTATCAATATGCTTCC
This portion of the Sulfurimonas sp. genome encodes:
- a CDS encoding ribonuclease HI — protein: MYVDIKKPTLFMFTDASVNPQTNIGYGAYLLLGEYELEAPLSKHKIKVKRFENTNSSKLELEAFLWALSMVPTKNSKIIVYTDCQNIITLKDRQERIVKNNYMTKKNTIIKNYELYKKFYDMTNFYDCDFIKVKGHKKTEDKDIADIFFTLVDKASREALRENKSP
- the motB gene encoding flagellar motor protein MotB, producing the protein MGKKHKCKKTECPPSEKWAVPTADFFSLLLALFIALYAIASTNKEKMKAVKEEFVKIYDFAPVPETMTPVVDMVTESKPTPESTANPAGAVPVQDGGSLLVDSPPSETTAKTVSEVVEKIQKELKSASLNNGPLEQTIDGVLLKLPAFVPFHGASANINNQEIELFIRRIADIINMLPSNVDISIRGYTDNQPLPKGSIFKDNMELSYYRADAVMRELVKDGVSPERLSIAGFGAAKPLVQNDTEENRAKNRRVEFFMFISSNTPLDKAKQKNILDALNELKK
- the motA gene encoding flagellar motor stator protein MotA, encoding MDLTVVLGILGAIASISIGDLMEGGNPVHVVHITSLIIIMPTTLLASMVSTDPEYISGAFKSVGMIFKKSPVDLHARIKQIVELSSLARKNGILSLEKEIAQLDSPFLKQGLSMAVDGNEIDAIVESLELTIEETEHYYHGCAHYWILAGETSPVLGLVGAVLGLILALQKLDNPAEMAKGIAGAFTATVTGIFSAYVLFGPMGAKLKAKAHHIVKEQKLMLEGIIGIANGDNPRSLEAKLLNFLSPAEDKHSQFSK